The Oscillospiraceae bacterium nucleotide sequence ATATCCCTGTTGGGTTATGTGGAAGCTGTACGCCGTGAGGCTGAGCCGCAGAAGCAGCCGGAACGCTCGGAAAAGAAGCCCTCCGTCATTGCGATGCTCCATAGCAACGTATCTGAAAAACCACTCAAAACAGCGCCTGCAAAGAGTGCGGAAAGGGAGATTTAAGGCATGGCTGTTGACGCGATGAATGAACGCTTTGAGGAAGTCGAGTTTCAGGGTAAGACCGTCCTGTTCACAGATTGCCGCGTACAGAAGGACACCATTCCCGAAGGGCTGCACCGCTATGAGATACGGCACACCGATGACGATTGGGGCGAGCCCTGTCAGCTTGGGTATGGAATCGTGGTCAATCACTTCGGGACACTCATATCCAATGAAGCTATTCAGCTTGACCCCAGCGGTCATCTGGACTTTGACGCCGACGATATGAACTTTCTGGGCAACGGCTATGTGTCGATTGGCGAGTATCTGGAGGAACACCCGCCCGTAGACAAAACCGTCTTTGAAATCCTACCCATTGACGCAGACAAGACTGATTGGCTCTACTCCGATGATAGCAAGGATGCAGAACGCGGGCTGGTAGGCCATCTTCGGGGCGACTTTGGCGGCGGCAAAGAGTTCTGGACTACTTGGTGGCCGCACAACGATGACAAACTGAACACGCAGTCTTTCAAAACAGAGCTGGACGCTGTTGTAAACTGGCTTCGTCAGGACTTCGGCCCTCTGAACAATCTCCGTAGTATGGAGGGTTTCTGCAAGCTCCGCGAGGACAGAGCCAAGGTACAAGCATCACTCCCAGCCTATGGCTTTCAGATTGAGATGCCGGAGCATCAATACTTCCTGCGCTGCAATCCCTCATGCGGAGACTATAATTTCTATCTCTACTGTGCGGACAAGGAGGCGCAGCGCCTGTTTGAACGGGACAGAGATAAAGTCAGCGAGAAAAAGCTCTCGATAATTCAAAAACTCAGAGACACATCGAAACAAGAAGCTAAAATAACAGCGCCGAAAAAGAGCGCGGAAATGGAGATTTGATGATGAATAACTTCACTCAGGACGAAATAAACCTCATGTGCATCTACAATACCGGCACGAAGGATGGCCTTATGGACGCTCTCACTGCCATGCGGGAGTACCTTGAGCCGGAGGAAGCCGAGCTGCGCGACCTGACGGATTCGGTGCTCGATAAGCTGGAGCGCATCAGCGATGAAGAATACGAGGCGATGGAGCTGTACCCGGATTTTGACGAATAAGCGGTAGAAAAGGACACAATATGGCGGTATAATATAGGGCAGAAGTCTTGGGGCTTCTGCCTTATAAATCGGCATTTGTTCGGATGTTTTGTTTATCTGCCAAGGCTCTCTTTTTCCGGCTGATATTGAGAGGACAGAACCCTACGCTGCTGATAGAATATTGATCAAGGAGCATCCCTGCAATGATGGCGGGTGGATTCATTATCGAGTTATCCGCGAAGAACACCTTGACGACATAAAGACCGCGCTGGCACTGCGTTGCTCTTAATGCTTGTCGGTCAAATTGGAAACAGGCTTGGATATTACCTCAATTCCACAATGGGAGAAATCATGGCAGACCCGAAAGGAAAAGCCATATTG carries:
- a CDS encoding transposon-transfer assisting family protein, which translates into the protein MNNFTQDEINLMCIYNTGTKDGLMDALTAMREYLEPEEAELRDLTDSVLDKLERISDEEYEAMELYPDFDE